The stretch of DNA CGATGACCTGATCATCGTACGGCTGCGCGGTGTGCTCACTCCTGCGGAACGGCAGTTGGTGAAGAGTGAGGTCGCTGGCCACGGGCGCAGCTTAATCAAGCAAGTGCGCATGGAGCTTATCGAGAAGGCGCGGCCTCTGCTCGAAGTGCTGGTGCATGACATCACCGGGCAGCACGTCAAAAGTCTGCACACGGATATCAGCACAGCCACCGGCGAGCGTATCATCGTTTTTTCGCTCACGAGAACCTTTGCCTTTCAGGCCGCACCGAAGGCGTAGACCGTCCTAAAAGAACGGCCCAACAGGCCGTGTTGCCAAGCGGGTACATGAGGACGGTCGAAGAGTCTTAACGAACAAGGAGCACATATGAAGAAGATCATTCCTGAAGCGGCCGCCGCGAAGCGCCGCATACGCATCACCGACACCACGCTGCGTGACGCGCACCAGTCCTTATGGGCAACGCGCATGCGCACGGACGACATGCTTTCGATCGCCAGCGAGGTCGACAACGCGGGTTACTACTCGCTGGAGTGCTGGGGCGGGGCGACGTTCGACGTCTGCCTGCGGTTTCTGCGCGAGAACCCCTGGGAGCGGCTGCGCCAGCTCAAAGCGGCCTGCCCCAAGACGCCCTTGCAGATGCTGCTGCGCGGACAGAACATTCTGGGCTACAAAAACTACCCGGATGACGTGCTGGAGCGTTTCATCGCGCTTGCCTGCGAAAACGGCATGGACATTTTCAGGATCTTCGACGCGCTGAACGACACGCGCAATCTGGAGCAGGCGATCCAGTCGGTCAAGAAATACGGCGGCCACGCGCAGGGCACGATCTGTTACACCTACAGCCCGGTGCATACAGTCGAGAAGTTCGTTGCCATCGCCAAAGAGCAAGAGGCCATGGGTGTCGACACGCTGTGCATCAAGGACATGGCCGGTATTCTGACTCCGGGTGCCGCGACCGCCCTGATATCGGCGCTCGTCCAATCGGTCACGGTGCCGGTACAGGTTCACTCACACATGACCAGCGGCATGGCAGTCGCCATGTACCTCTCGGCAGTTAAGGCTGGCGCGGGCGCCATCGACACGGCAGTTTCGACCCTGTCGGGCTTTTCCTCACAGCCGCCCACCGAATCGCTGGTGGCGATTCTCGAGAGCGAGGGCTATGATACAGGCGTGAACCACGTGCGGGTGGCCAAAGCCAACGCCCATTTTAAGGCGCTCAAGAAGATGCGAGAGCCCTCGGTGGGTTTGGGCGAGTCGGTGGATGCGGACGTGCTGGAACATCACATCCCCGGCGGCATGATCTCCAACCTGCGGTCTCAGCTTCAGCAGCAAAACGCGCTGGACCGGCTGCCCGAAGTGCTGGAAGAGCTGCCGCGCACGCGTGCCGACATGGGCTATCCCCCGCTCGTCACGCCAACAAGCCAGATCGTTGGCGTTCAGGCCGTGCTGAACGTGTTGGCGGGGAAGCGCTACGAGATGGTGACGCAGGAGACGCGCGACTACGTGAAGGGTCTCTACGGCCGGTCGCCCGCACCGATCAACGAAAAGCTGGCCAAGCAGATTCTGAATGGCGAGGAGCCGGTGACCTGCCGTCCGGCGGATCTGCTGAAGCCGGGCCTGAGCGACGCGGTCGCCCGGCTCGACCCCAAGCTGGTCGAGAAAGAAGAGGACATCTTGTCGTATTGTCTTTTCCCCGAGGTGGCGCTGGGGTATTTCACGTGGCGGGCCAAGCCTGCGGATCAGCGGGACCCGATTCCGGCTGACCTCGAAGGAGCAAGCCAGAAGAAAGAGGTTGCCGGAGGGCAGAAGCCGGAGGCCGGCGGTCAGCAGGCTGCGGGTTCCGGAGAAACGCAGCGGTTTGCGGAGATCGGAAAGCTGGTCGTCGGGCTCGCGAGCCGTCTGGGATTGGGGGCCGGCAGCTTACCAGTCGCTTTGACTGACGTGCCTGTGCCCGCACCTGCCCCCAAGGCAGAAACGCCTCTCGTATCAGGGCCGACGATTAACGCCCCGCTCAGCGGCACGTTCTACCGTTCACCCGGACCAGGCAAACCGGAACTGGCGAAAGAAGGCGACAGCCTCCAGGCGGGCGATCCGCTCTGCATCGTCGAGGCCATGAAGCTCTTAAACCCCATCAATGCAGACAAGCCGTTAAAGGTGGTGAACTTTCTCGTCGGACACGGCGCGGTTGTGGTCAAGGGGCAGCCGCTGGCGACCGTTCAGTACTAGGGACGTGACACAGGGCGTCTGGAAAACCATGGGCCTTTGACCGGGATGGCTCACGCCAGTGAAAGTTCCCCGAAGCATTCCGGAAGGTGGAAGCTGAGGCGCGGGACCGGCGACCAGGAGGCCCAGTGGGGGTGTGAGGTGCGATCAGCGCACTTGTAGAAGTTGGCGCGCCAGGTCTGTCCGGAAAGGTCTCCGATCGGGCCGACGTAGGACTCCAAAAGAGAGACGGGGAACGACCAGCCGTTGCCCCAGTCGACGGGGTCGGTGATTTCCGGTTCTACGACTGCCGGTAGTGAATGCCAGATCGCCACCTGCCGGGCCCATACGGGGTCAACCGGCCGCCACTTCTTGAATCCGTCGGGTCCGAACGTGGGATCCTCAATGTAGGAGAGGTGGAGCGTGCCGCCGGCATTGACCTCGAAGTTGAAATAGCCCTGGCCCGGCTTGGGGCGGACAAAGAACTCCGTGCAACTATCGGTGCAGACCGGCCCCATGTACGCCGTCTGCACCGAGCGGACATAGCGGTCCTTCACGTGGAATCGCACGAACAGGTGCGTGCCGTTGTGCAGAACGCGGACGCGCACGTCCGGGCGGTGCGCGGTCGATTCCTCGCGGAAACAGCCCACGACAACCGCTTGGGCAGACGCCCAGGCCGCGCCATCAAAATCGGCGTCCAGCGCCGGAGCCCGATCCGTCTTCTGAACCGTGTAATGCATGTCTTGCAATCTCCTGTGATCAATCCATCGTGCGCACCGTGTAATCACGCCCGCCCAAGCCCAACTCGTGCAGGAACGCAATGACGGCATAGGGGTCTTTGCCGTGTATCTTCTCGAACAGATGGCCGCTCGCGCCCAGCGACCAGCCTGCGGGGAGCGAACCTGGAATCAGCTTCTCTTCCCGGATCATGTCCAGCGACGCCTGCTCGATCGCCACGATGTCCGATCCCGCGAGGATGCCGATGTCGGGGACGAGGTTGGGCGTGGTCATGCCCCAGCAATCGCAGAAGATCGTGATGTTCATCAGCAGGTTAATGAAGTAGCGGTTCTCGGGCTTAAAGCCGGCGAGCACGGCCTGAGTGGTCAGCGCCATGCCGCGCTGAAAATCGCGATAGCGGCCTCCCAGCATGCGGATGGCGTGTTCGGGGCAGATCAGCACGCAATGTTGGCAGAATTTGCAGTTGTGGTAGAAGACATCGAACCCGCCGTCTTCCGTGAAAGAAATAGCCCCATTTTCGCAATTCTCGGCGCACACGTTGCAGTGCGAACATTTTGCCCGGTCCCAGTCCAGGCCGCCCTCCAGAGCGTGGATGGCGCCGCGGCTCCGCTGGGAGACGCATCCCATGGACAGGTTTTTGGACGCGCCGCCGAAGCCACAAGCGCCGTGGCCCTTGATGTGCGAAAAATCGATCAGTGCCTCCGCGTCCGTGATCGCGGCCCCGATCTCGACCTCCCGGAATGCGCCGAACGGTGGCTGGATCGGCGTCAGGCGGACGTGGCGGTCATCGGGACCGCTGATGGAGACGAGCGGGCAGCCCACGGTCTCGGCCGTGTAGCCGCGCTCGGCGGCTGTGGCGACCGACCCCGGCGAATCGGCGATAAAGACCGCGCGCGCGCCGGCCGCCTTGATGCGGTCGATCAGCTTGCGGGTGAAGAATGGATGAATGGTGGTGAACCCGGTGCCGCCGCCCAGGTGCATCTTGACGCACACCCGCTTGCCGCCCGCGACAGACTCCAACGGCATGGCCGCCAGCAGACGCAGCCATTTCGCCCCGATGGAATTAACGGGCTCCAAATTTTTCGGAACATAGTCGGCAAACAGCAGTTCGCTCATCGGTGTGTCTCCTCGTGTGCGCCATCGGATCGGCGGTAAATGACCAGCCGGGTACGGCCGTAGGAGCGGTCGCGCAGCAGCTCCCAGTCGGGCACGTCCGGCACATCCATTCGCACGGGCTGCTCGGCGACAAACCAGCCGCCCGCGCGCACGACGTCGCCGGCCATCAAATCGCCCATCAGCGCCCCGAAGCCGATGGCCTGCGCGTCGGCGTAGGGCGGGTCGGCGAAGACGACGTCGGCGCGCAGATTGCGGCCCGGCCCCCGAACCCAGCGCCAGGCGTCCGCGCAGACGATCCGGCCGCCGGTCGCGCCGAGCGTGGAAAGATTTTCCGCCAGCACGCTGCAGTTGCGCCGGTCGGCCTCGACCCAGACGACCTCATCCGCGCCGCGGCTCAGCGCGTCAAACCCCACCGCCCCGGAGCCGGCGAACAAGTCGAGAAAGACCAGTCTCGGGAACGCGCCCGCGAGCATCGAGAACAGGGCTTCGCGCACCCGATCCTGCGTCGGGCGAACCGCCAGAGAGGGTGGCGCTTTCAGCTTGCGTCCGCAATGAATGCCGCCGGTGATCCGCATCGTTCATATCCTTTTTGCGGCATTACGAACCCTGTGAGCATGGGAGTCGGCCTCGACCTCCTCGGCATGGCGGCCGATGTTGATCAGGATGCCGATGGCCGTCAGGGTGGCCAGCATGTTGGTGCCGCCATAGCTCAGCAGCGGAAGAGCCAGGCCCTTGGTCGGCAGGGCGCCGATGACGACGCCCATGTTGAGCGCCGCCTGCAGCACGATCGACAGCGTCAGCCCGAAGGCGATGAGCCGGCCGAGCCGATCGGGGGCCTTGAAGGCGATCCAGATGCCGCACACCAGCAGGACGACGAACAGCAGGACGACGCCCAGCGTACCCACCAGCCCGAACTCCTCCCCGGTGATCGCGAAGATGAAATCGGTGTGAGCCTCCGGGAGGTAGAATTGTTTCTGCATGCTGTTGTTGATGCCAACGCCGGAAAAGCCGCCATTGACAAACGCGAGAATCGACTGCTTCATCTGGTGTGAGGCAGCGGAGCCGCTGTCGGCCCCCGCCAGCCAGGCCTCAATCCGACCCAGCCGCACCGGGTCCTGCCAGACCATCACGCCAATGCCCGCAGCCCCGAGGATGCCGCTGCCAATCAAATAGATCCAGCGTGTGCCTGCCGCAAACAGGATGGCACCTGCAAGGGCGGCGGTGACAGCCGTGGCGCCAAAGTCCGGCTCCAACATCATCAGGGTCAGCACGACGACAAGCGCGAGACATGGGTAGAGAAATCCTTTAAAAAACCGTTTCGCGTGCCAGGTGATGGAGTCCATCCAGACCGAAAACAGGATCACCACGCCGAGCTTGGCAAACTCGCTCGGTTGGAGCGAGAAGAAGGCGAGACGAATCCAGCGCCGGCTCCCGTTGACTTCGGATCCGATTCCGGGGATCAGCACCAAGACCAGCGCCAGCAGCAGGATCGTCCCCAGCGTGAGGTAAACCCCCCGCCGGCGCCAGACGTGGTAGTCAATCCGGGCCGCAACGATGGCACCGACCGATCCCACGAGGCACCAGACAATCTGACGGTAGGTGAAATAAAGCGGGTCACCATGGATCGATGCGCCGCGGACAGAACTGGCGCTGCCGACGCTGATCAGCCCGAAGAGGACCAGACCCAGGACCGCCATACACAATGCTGTCAAAACCCTGCGCATGGTCATCCACCCGCGGCATCGCCGAGACTCAAGGACCTCACGGCGTCGTCTGCTCGACCGGAATCTTGATAACCTTGCCGGCTTGCAGCTCATTTCCGGTCAGGTTGTTCAGGGTCTTGATCTCGTTGGGGCTCACCCCCCAGGCGATGGCGATCGCGTACACATCCTCGTTCTCCTTCACCGTGTAGAGGCGGAAGCTTTCGGGCGCGGCGGGCGCAACGGTCGGATTCACCACGGCCGGGGTCGCATCGCTCGGCGACTCAAGCGTGCTGGCCGGTTTCGGCGGGAGGGGGTTGGCGTTCGTTCCTGTGATGGCAGGCACGACGGGCGTCTCGGCCTTCACGGGCGGCGTCACGAGAGCGGCGGGCGCCTTGATGGCGGGGGCCTTCACGGCCGCAGGCTGGGTCGCCGAACTGGGTCCGGGGGTTTTGGTCGGATTGGCGATCTTCAGCGTCTGTCCTGCGCGGATGACGTCGGACGTGAGCATGTTGAGTTGCTTGATGTCGGCGATCTTCACGCCGTGCCGATGGGCGATGGTCGAGAGTGAATCGCCCGGCTGCACCTTGTACGAGATCGTCTTTCCAGCCGTGACCACAGCGGGAGCCTTCTTGACCGGAGCGCTGGAAACCGCCTTTTTGCTGGCAAGATTCACCTGGCCGGGAAGCTGAATCACCTGGCCGGGGCGGAGCTTATTGGCGTTGATATCCGGGTTGACTGCCGCGATGTCCTGCCAGCGCAGGTCGTACTGCGCGGCGATGAGCGAAAGGGTGTCGCCCTTGCCCACGGTGTAAGGCGTGGTGATCGGTCCGGCAGTCTGCAACCGCAACGGAGCGATGTCGGGGCTCACGTCAACAATCACGGGCGTGGTGTTCTGGGGGACCGCCTGGACCTCGGGCTGCTTGGAAGACCCCATCAAACCGCAACCCTGCATCAGACAGGCGCTGGCCAGCGCCGGGATAGCCCCTATCCACATCGTCCCATTCTGTCGCGTCACATTCATTGTTCGTCCTCCTGCTATCGGTCGAAGAGCCGCGCCGCGCACGCTGTCACCTGACGGGCCGCCTGCGCAAACCGTTCGCCGCGTTCGTGATAATTTTTAAATTGATCAAAGCTCGCCGTACCGGGCGAGAGCAACACGGTCTCGCCTGGCACCGCCTCGTCTGCCGCGCGCGCAACGGCTCGATCCATGGTCTCACAGATCTCGCACGATGCCACGCCGTGCCACGCCTCAGCCATCTGATGCGCGGATTCGCCAATAAGATATACCCTTCGGGTGTGTCTTGTCAGCAATTCTTTTACGCCTGATAAATCGGACTCTTTGAGGCGCCCGCCGGCGATCAACCGGACGGGTCGTCCGGCCATCGTGAGGGCCGCAGCCAGCGCGGCCAGGCTGGTCCCTTTGGAGTCGTCGACGTAGCGGACGCCCGCATGCTCCAGAACGGTCTGCATCCGGTGCGGGAGCGGCGCGAAGGCCCGCAGACCGGCCGCAGTCTCGGGCGCGCCCAGCCCGCACGCCGCCAGCGCCGCGCATCCGGCGGCTGCGGCCAGCCCCAGCACCGGGTTGTCGAACCACGTCCCCCCCAGGCCGACCACTCGTGCGTAAGGCCAGACGGTTGAGGTCACGGCATGACCCTCATAGCGCCAGTCGGCCGAGGGGTCCGCGCCGAATGTCATCGTGCGCGCGGCGGTGGCGACTGGACCATGGCGCGTCTCGTACCCTGCCGGGAGAAGGGCGACACCCTGCGGCGTCTGCAGGCGGAACAGCCGCTCTTTGATCCTCCGGTAGGCGTCGAACGTGCCGTGCCGGTCGAGGTGGTCCGGTTGGACGTTGAGCAGCACCGCCACGTCGGGCGCGAAGGTCCTGGTCCATTCGAGCTGAAACGAGCTGACCTCGACCACCGCCCACGCAAGGTCGGGCGTGTCCAGCGCGAGCGCGCACAGGGGGATTCCGTAATTGCCGCACGGTGCCGCGCGAACCCCCGCCGCGCACAGCGTTTCGGCGCACAGTTTGACCAGCGAACTTTTTCCCTTGCTGCCCGTCACCGCGAGGATGCGGCCCGGCCACTGACGCGCGCCGAGCTCGATCTCGGCGATCACCGGGATGCCGCGCGCTGCGCAGGCGGCCAGCCACGGGTGATTGGCCGCAAAGGCCGGGCTCACCACGCACAGATCGAAGGGGTCGCCGGGAAACAACCCGCCGCCGCCGCGGTAGGTCGCGCCGCAGGCGCTCAGCGCCTCGCGCGCCGCGACGGGCGCTGAGCCCTCGTCCAGCACCTGCGCCGACCCCCCGTGCGCGCAGACCATACGGGCGGCGGCCACGCCACTCACGCCCGCGCCCAGCACGGCGACGCGCGTGCCGGGCGCGATCATGTGTGTCGAACAGGGAGTCATAGCCGGCCTATCTTTCGGGTTAGACGCACGCGGGGCGGGCGTGTTCGCGGGCGGCGAATTCCCGGGCGAAGGTCCGGTAGGCCTGCGCGCCGCGGCTTGCGGGGTCGAAGGAGACGACGGGCTGGCCGAAACTGGGCGCTTCGCTGATCCGCACGTTGCGGGGAATGACCGTCTGATAGACCGCGTCGCCGAAATGGGTGCGCACCTCCTGCACCACATCGCCGGCCAGGTTGGTGCGGCCGTCGAACATGGTCATGAGGATGCCCTGCAGGCGCAGGGCGGGGTTGACGCCGCTGCTCTGCAGGCGATTGACGAGGTTGGTGATCACACTCAGCCCCTCCATCGCGTAATATTCGCACTGCATGGGCACGAGCACCCCGTCGGCGGCGGCCAGCGACGAGGTCATCAGAATGCCCAGCGAGGGGGGGCAGTCCAGAAGGATGTGGTCAAACACGCAGGACTCCAGCACGCGGACGATCACCTTGCGCACGGCCTGCAGGTGGTCGCCCATGCGGGCGATTTCGATCTCGGCGCCGGCCAAATCGAGCTCGGAGGGGATGATGTTCACCCTCTCATACGGGGTTGGCTGGATGATGTCGGCCACATCGGCCGCGCCGGTCAGCACCGGATAGAGGCTCACGCCCGGCTGCAACGGCACGCCCAGACCGCTCGTGGCGTTGGCTTGCGGGTCGAGGTCGATCAGCAGAACCGTCTGACCGTCCAGCGCCAGAGACGCCGCCAGATTGACCACGGTCGTGGTCTTGCCCACGCCGCCCTTCTGGTTGGCCACCGCGATCACCCGCGCCCGCCTGCCGGGCGTCGTCTGCGCTTCGCTCATTCGCCCCTCCGCCGGACCAAGGAGAAGAATCGGTCCTGATAGTGTTCGAACACCCCTTTATCCTGCAGCAGCTTGCCAAGCTGCTTGACCCGCGTGGCATCCTTCTCGGCGGCGGCGAAGGCCGTGTCGATCTCCTCCCGCACCGCCATCGGAATCCCGTCGCGCATCTCGAACAGATGGCGTTCACTCAACTCGCGGATGTTGGCCTGGGCGGAATTCTGCACCGTCTGCCAGAAGAGCCGGATCAGGCAGACATCCCACGGCGTGTCCACGCCCTTGATCACGGCGCAGAAGGGATCCTTGCGGTCGGCCGCGGCTTCCTTGACCCGTCCCAAGACGTTCTCCAGGCTGTCGGTCACCACCTGTTCGCTGAACGCCTCCTGTTTGAGCGTGTAGCCGTAGCGGAGCACCCGCACCTGATCCTCGTGCTCGCGCAACCACTCCAGATACTGCTCCGCCTGTTCGCCAAAACCCTCCAGGACCATGCGCGAATAGGCCTCCGGCGTGATGATCTGCGGCCGCATGGCCTGCATCCGCCCCTCGCGCACACGCACTTGTCCCACCGAGTCCATCAGCTCGCTGACCAGCGTGTAGTTGATCAGCGTGTTGCCGAACGTTTCGAGGTGGCGCGTGGGCAGCACGAGGAGTTCGGTGTTGTTCACCGCATACCAGAAATCAAAGTGTGTAGGTTTTCTGCTCATGACAATTGGGGAACAGGATACCGGATTTCGGGCCGCGCCGCCACAAGCAAATCGGAGGGGTTTCAACGGGGTTGAATTCGCAGGATGAGACCGGACACCTCCCGCCGAGACATGCGCCACCGTGAAACAGGTGACTTCTCTCTTGCAAACACCCCGGAGGGGTTTTGCAAGGGGCTCTTAAAACGGGAGATTAAGACTACGCGCACAGTTTGCCTGTCCCCGACCCGTTCTCGCCAGCGACGATAGCGTGGAGCCTTCTTGTTCGACGGTCAAGTCTTCCATCTTGAAAGTATCAATCGGACACAGAACACGAGCACGATGAAATGGTCGAGAAGCAGAAAAGCCATGAGTGCGACCGCGCGTCTCGCCCGTGTGTTTGAGCGCAAGACGGACGCCGCGATGGCCAGAGCAACCAGGAGGCAAAGAAAGAAAGGGTAGAACACGGCAGACACCATTGTTCGGAAAGGCCGAGCGGGGACTTCGACCCATTCGATTGTGTCGGCAAAGAAGACGCCGCTGCGGGGGATAGAATCAGGATTCTTGGGAACCAGCGTGGTCTCCACGAACTCGCTTCGGGACCAGATGAATGCGGTGCTGACCAAGAGCATGACGGTGACGACGACAGAAAAGCACAGTGCGGTACGCCAGAGGATCTCCGACCGGCGGTGAGATCGTTCATTCATCAGCTCGTCGAATAGGGGCGCTGTGCAGTGTGCATTCATAATACACATGTACCGATGACGCAGCACGGTCGTCTTGCCGGTCTGCCGCGCACCGCTCAATACGACAACACGGAAAGACTTGACCGCCCCCTGATGCGGGATGAGAGTGTTCGCTCTTTGAACACGCTTGTAGATTAATACCTATGGTATACAAATGCAAGCACAAACAGCAGCAATTCTGAATCGCATTGAATGACCGATTTCCAAGCGTGACACGGCGGCCAGCCAGTGATAAACTCAGACATTGGGAAATGTGATATGCCAACGATATTGATGATTCTCGGATGGCGGTTCTACTTCTACGCGAATGAGGGGAATGAACCGATTCATGTGCATTGCAAGAAAGGCGACGCAGAGGCGAAGTATTGGCTCGATCCCGACAGCTTCGAGGCGATCGAGGCGCATGCTTACAACATGAGCCCTGCCGACAAGCGGGCCGCGCGCCGGATCATCTTCGATCACTTTGACTACATTGTTAACCAGTGGAACGACTTTCAGGAGACACGGAATGGATAAGGCGCATGACGTACGAAACGTGTCGGTTTCGGGAAGCCTGCTGCATCTCGATGTCGATGGTAGGCCCTACGAGATTGATCTGACTGAACAGTCGCGCCGTCTGGCGCGTGCGACTCAATGTCAGAGAGAACGACTTGAGGTCTCTCCGTCCGGCTACGGACTTCACTGGCCGGATATCGACGAGGATTTGTCTATTGATGGATTGATCGGGGTTGAGCACTCGAACCCTGTGCTTGCGACCCATGCCTGAAAGCCGCCGAACAACGGCGTCGTCCGTACGCAGTGAACCGCGCCGCACACGCCGAGCGTTCTTTGAATCACCGTTTCCGCGCGCGGGCTTCGGCTTCGCGGTAGCTGTGGCGGAAGAACGCCGTCCAGACCCGCAGCAGCTCCTCGCGCCGGACCGTGTTGAGGGTGCCGATGGCCGACGCCCAGGTGAGCGGTTCGGGCGTGTCGGGCATCCGCAGGAGCAGGGCCATCGCCTCGGGCGCGGCATCCGGGCCGCCGGCATCGCAGATCGCGCGCCACGCCGCCCGCAGCTCATCGCCGGAATCCAGGCACATCGCCCGGACCAAATCGCGCTGAATGCCGAAGTGCCGGCCAGTCCAGCGGGGCTGGTAGGCGAACCGCGCGGCCAGCGCAT from Lentisphaerota bacterium encodes:
- a CDS encoding ParA family protein yields the protein MSEAQTTPGRRARVIAVANQKGGVGKTTTVVNLAASLALDGQTVLLIDLDPQANATSGLGVPLQPGVSLYPVLTGAADVADIIQPTPYERVNIIPSELDLAGAEIEIARMGDHLQAVRKVIVRVLESCVFDHILLDCPPSLGILMTSSLAAADGVLVPMQCEYYAMEGLSVITNLVNRLQSSGVNPALRLQGILMTMFDGRTNLAGDVVQEVRTHFGDAVYQTVIPRNVRISEAPSFGQPVVSFDPASRGAQAYRTFAREFAAREHARPACV
- the ftsW gene encoding putative lipid II flippase FtsW, producing the protein MSCKPARLSRFRSSRRRREVLESRRCRGWMTMRRVLTALCMAVLGLVLFGLISVGSASSVRGASIHGDPLYFTYRQIVWCLVGSVGAIVAARIDYHVWRRRGVYLTLGTILLLALVLVLIPGIGSEVNGSRRWIRLAFFSLQPSEFAKLGVVILFSVWMDSITWHAKRFFKGFLYPCLALVVVLTLMMLEPDFGATAVTAALAGAILFAAGTRWIYLIGSGILGAAGIGVMVWQDPVRLGRIEAWLAGADSGSAASHQMKQSILAFVNGGFSGVGINNSMQKQFYLPEAHTDFIFAITGEEFGLVGTLGVVLLFVVLLVCGIWIAFKAPDRLGRLIAFGLTLSIVLQAALNMGVVIGALPTKGLALPLLSYGGTNMLATLTAIGILINIGRHAEEVEADSHAHRVRNAAKRI
- a CDS encoding LysM peptidoglycan-binding domain-containing protein, encoding MNVTRQNGTMWIGAIPALASACLMQGCGLMGSSKQPEVQAVPQNTTPVIVDVSPDIAPLRLQTAGPITTPYTVGKGDTLSLIAAQYDLRWQDIAAVNPDINANKLRPGQVIQLPGQVNLASKKAVSSAPVKKAPAVVTAGKTISYKVQPGDSLSTIAHRHGVKIADIKQLNMLTSDVIRAGQTLKIANPTKTPGPSSATQPAAVKAPAIKAPAALVTPPVKAETPVVPAITGTNANPLPPKPASTLESPSDATPAVVNPTVAPAAPESFRLYTVKENEDVYAIAIAWGVSPNEIKTLNNLTGNELQAGKVIKIPVEQTTP
- a CDS encoding DUF362 domain-containing protein; this encodes MSELLFADYVPKNLEPVNSIGAKWLRLLAAMPLESVAGGKRVCVKMHLGGGTGFTTIHPFFTRKLIDRIKAAGARAVFIADSPGSVATAAERGYTAETVGCPLVSISGPDDRHVRLTPIQPPFGAFREVEIGAAITDAEALIDFSHIKGHGACGFGGASKNLSMGCVSQRSRGAIHALEGGLDWDRAKCSHCNVCAENCENGAISFTEDGGFDVFYHNCKFCQHCVLICPEHAIRMLGGRYRDFQRGMALTTQAVLAGFKPENRYFINLLMNITIFCDCWGMTTPNLVPDIGILAGSDIVAIEQASLDMIREEKLIPGSLPAGWSLGASGHLFEKIHGKDPYAVIAFLHELGLGGRDYTVRTMD
- a CDS encoding DUF4160 domain-containing protein — protein: MPTILMILGWRFYFYANEGNEPIHVHCKKGDAEAKYWLDPDSFEAIEAHAYNMSPADKRAARRIIFDHFDYIVNQWNDFQETRNG
- a CDS encoding pyruvate carboxylase subunit B codes for the protein MKKIIPEAAAAKRRIRITDTTLRDAHQSLWATRMRTDDMLSIASEVDNAGYYSLECWGGATFDVCLRFLRENPWERLRQLKAACPKTPLQMLLRGQNILGYKNYPDDVLERFIALACENGMDIFRIFDALNDTRNLEQAIQSVKKYGGHAQGTICYTYSPVHTVEKFVAIAKEQEAMGVDTLCIKDMAGILTPGAATALISALVQSVTVPVQVHSHMTSGMAVAMYLSAVKAGAGAIDTAVSTLSGFSSQPPTESLVAILESEGYDTGVNHVRVAKANAHFKALKKMREPSVGLGESVDADVLEHHIPGGMISNLRSQLQQQNALDRLPEVLEELPRTRADMGYPPLVTPTSQIVGVQAVLNVLAGKRYEMVTQETRDYVKGLYGRSPAPINEKLAKQILNGEEPVTCRPADLLKPGLSDAVARLDPKLVEKEEDILSYCLFPEVALGYFTWRAKPADQRDPIPADLEGASQKKEVAGGQKPEAGGQQAAGSGETQRFAEIGKLVVGLASRLGLGAGSLPVALTDVPVPAPAPKAETPLVSGPTINAPLSGTFYRSPGPGKPELAKEGDSLQAGDPLCIVEAMKLLNPINADKPLKVVNFLVGHGAVVVKGQPLATVQY
- a CDS encoding diguanylate cyclase, which codes for MPSLRSCTSWAWAGVITRCARWIDHRRLQDMHYTVQKTDRAPALDADFDGAAWASAQAVVVGCFREESTAHRPDVRVRVLHNGTHLFVRFHVKDRYVRSVQTAYMGPVCTDSCTEFFVRPKPGQGYFNFEVNAGGTLHLSYIEDPTFGPDGFKKWRPVDPVWARQVAIWHSLPAVVEPEITDPVDWGNGWSFPVSLLESYVGPIGDLSGQTWRANFYKCADRTSHPHWASWSPVPRLSFHLPECFGELSLA
- the murD gene encoding UDP-N-acetylmuramoyl-L-alanine--D-glutamate ligase encodes the protein MTPCSTHMIAPGTRVAVLGAGVSGVAAARMVCAHGGSAQVLDEGSAPVAAREALSACGATYRGGGGLFPGDPFDLCVVSPAFAANHPWLAACAARGIPVIAEIELGARQWPGRILAVTGSKGKSSLVKLCAETLCAAGVRAAPCGNYGIPLCALALDTPDLAWAVVEVSSFQLEWTRTFAPDVAVLLNVQPDHLDRHGTFDAYRRIKERLFRLQTPQGVALLPAGYETRHGPVATAARTMTFGADPSADWRYEGHAVTSTVWPYARVVGLGGTWFDNPVLGLAAAAGCAALAACGLGAPETAAGLRAFAPLPHRMQTVLEHAGVRYVDDSKGTSLAALAAALTMAGRPVRLIAGGRLKESDLSGVKELLTRHTRRVYLIGESAHQMAEAWHGVASCEICETMDRAVARAADEAVPGETVLLSPGTASFDQFKNYHERGERFAQAARQVTACAARLFDR
- the rsmD gene encoding 16S rRNA (guanine(966)-N(2))-methyltransferase RsmD — encoded protein: MRITGGIHCGRKLKAPPSLAVRPTQDRVREALFSMLAGAFPRLVFLDLFAGSGAVGFDALSRGADEVVWVEADRRNCSVLAENLSTLGATGGRIVCADAWRWVRGPGRNLRADVVFADPPYADAQAIGFGALMGDLMAGDVVRAGGWFVAEQPVRMDVPDVPDWELLRDRSYGRTRLVIYRRSDGAHEETHR
- a CDS encoding DUF2442 domain-containing protein — protein: MDKAHDVRNVSVSGSLLHLDVDGRPYEIDLTEQSRRLARATQCQRERLEVSPSGYGLHWPDIDEDLSIDGLIGVEHSNPVLATHA
- a CDS encoding DUF2294 domain-containing protein translates to MNKTKPALSNKTKGEIESEICEALIKFEREYMGRGPEEARTYILDDLIIVRLRGVLTPAERQLVKSEVAGHGRSLIKQVRMELIEKARPLLEVLVHDITGQHVKSLHTDISTATGERIIVFSLTRTFAFQAAPKA